A window of Formosa sp. Hel1_31_208 contains these coding sequences:
- a CDS encoding mannosyltransferase, whose amino-acid sequence MQFWKLYKVPLLLTFVSLFLYWYFAYNLVRTEYTKLVVLYSFLFLIVLLLLKYANKNIKFLTLIAFLSRAIFILAIPNLSQDFYRFIWDGRMILECFNPYLYTPESFMLSGEFPVAQAKELYAGMGQLNGSHFTNYPPINQLCFVIAGLFSGYSISGSVIVLRLLIITADFGTFFFGKRLLERLNIPVKNIFWFLLNPLIIIELTGNLHFEGVMIFFLVWSIYLLHLGKWKWAALIFALSISVKLIPLLFLPLLFKYFKKGASETYDLKKLVLFYGIVGIATLLLFAPFFSFAFVNNYAKTIGLWFQNFEFNASIYYIAREIGYLFRGYNEIASIGKILAILVFLFVMGLALFRNRIDTKKLITTMLLAFTFYLFLSTTVHPWYLATLLILNVFTNYKFPLVWSFVIILSYLSYLHLNKADKSENLWIIAIEYSVVYAALFWEIFIQKRIKH is encoded by the coding sequence ATGCAGTTCTGGAAACTTTATAAGGTTCCGTTGTTGCTTACTTTTGTTAGCCTATTTCTTTATTGGTATTTCGCATATAATCTGGTAAGAACCGAGTATACGAAACTCGTTGTGCTTTATTCTTTTTTGTTTTTAATCGTTTTGTTGCTTTTAAAGTATGCCAACAAGAATATTAAATTCTTAACCCTTATCGCCTTTTTATCACGAGCTATTTTCATCTTAGCGATTCCCAACCTATCTCAAGATTTTTATCGCTTTATTTGGGATGGCCGCATGATTCTAGAATGTTTTAATCCTTATCTCTACACTCCAGAATCATTCATGCTGTCGGGTGAATTTCCAGTTGCTCAAGCTAAAGAATTATATGCCGGAATGGGACAACTTAATGGCAGTCATTTTACCAATTACCCACCAATAAATCAATTGTGCTTTGTTATAGCTGGACTTTTTTCTGGGTATAGTATTTCAGGTTCCGTAATCGTGTTACGATTACTAATTATCACTGCTGATTTCGGAACGTTTTTCTTTGGAAAACGATTACTTGAACGACTAAATATTCCTGTAAAGAACATCTTTTGGTTTTTATTAAACCCGTTAATTATTATTGAACTCACCGGCAACCTTCATTTTGAAGGTGTTATGATTTTCTTTTTAGTCTGGAGTATATATCTTCTACACCTTGGAAAATGGAAATGGGCCGCTCTAATTTTTGCTTTATCAATTTCAGTAAAACTCATTCCATTACTGTTTTTACCTTTATTATTTAAGTACTTTAAAAAGGGGGCTTCGGAAACATACGATCTAAAAAAACTAGTCTTATTTTATGGTATTGTTGGTATTGCAACACTCCTACTATTTGCGCCATTCTTTTCTTTCGCATTTGTAAACAACTATGCAAAAACCATCGGACTTTGGTTTCAAAATTTTGAATTCAATGCGAGCATTTATTATATAGCACGTGAAATTGGTTATTTATTTAGAGGGTATAATGAAATTGCCAGTATTGGAAAAATCTTGGCTATTTTAGTGTTTTTATTTGTGATGGGATTAGCGCTTTTCCGAAATCGTATAGATACCAAGAAATTGATCACGACTATGCTTTTGGCGTTTACATTTTATCTGTTTTTGAGTACAACAGTGCATCCTTGGTATTTGGCAACGCTACTCATTTTAAATGTATTTACTAATTATAAATTTCCCTTAGTATGGAGTTTTGTAATTATACTAAGTTACTTATCATACCTCCACCTCAATAAAGCTGATAAATCTGAAAACCTCTGGATTATTGCGATTGAATATAGCGTTGTCTATGCTGCTCTATTTTGGGAAATATTCATACAGAAACGCATAAAACACTAA
- a CDS encoding TIGR04283 family arsenosugar biosynthesis glycosyltransferase, with protein MNKISVIIPILNEAKTIKALLFHLIDNASLQTISEIIVVDGGSTDNSIAIIQNLDLDIVLLKSPKGRAKQMNIGANAAKGNILYFLHADSFPPNRYDQHIINEIEKGHQAGCFRLKFDHNHWWLRLASWLTQFSWRACRGGDQSQFITRELFDEIGGYDESYIIYEDNILINELYARNEFVVINKKIKTSARLYRKHGVWKLQYHFWTIYVKKWLGASADELFAYYKKYIC; from the coding sequence ATGAATAAGATTTCTGTCATTATTCCTATTCTTAATGAAGCTAAAACTATTAAAGCGCTTCTATTTCATTTAATAGACAACGCCTCACTACAGACCATTTCAGAAATTATTGTAGTCGATGGTGGTAGTACCGATAATTCGATAGCTATCATTCAAAATTTAGACTTAGACATTGTATTATTAAAGAGTCCTAAAGGACGTGCTAAACAAATGAACATTGGAGCCAATGCTGCAAAAGGGAATATACTCTATTTTTTACATGCCGATTCCTTTCCTCCCAATCGCTATGACCAACACATCATTAATGAAATAGAAAAAGGACATCAAGCAGGTTGTTTTAGATTGAAATTTGACCATAATCATTGGTGGTTGCGTTTGGCGAGCTGGCTCACACAATTTTCATGGCGTGCCTGCAGAGGTGGTGACCAAAGTCAGTTTATCACAAGGGAACTTTTTGATGAGATTGGAGGCTATGATGAATCCTATATCATTTACGAGGATAATATTTTAATTAATGAGCTTTATGCTAGAAATGAGTTTGTGGTAATCAATAAAAAAATAAAAACCTCAGCTCGATTGTATCGCAAACATGGTGTTTGGAAGCTCCAATACCATTTTTGGACCATTTATGTTAAAAAATGGCTGGGCGCCTCAGCCGATGAATTATTTGCCTATTACAAGAAATACATTTGCTAA
- a CDS encoding glycoside hydrolase — protein sequence MRILKAFLLLIFLNSCAAQPAKINGLSFVAARDAIDESHTKPVVSVGANYTAIMPFGFIKNLEHPDIVHNTDRQWFGETRAGAKQYINELRKKNIKIMIKPQIWVWRGEFTGNIKMSDEDNWKALEASYSSFILEYADLAQETKSEILCIGTELENFVKERPEYWKGLIEKIRTIYKGQLTYAANWDEFKRTPFWSDLDYIGVDAYFPVSNNQTPSVEECKAGWRKHKEVIKSLSVSHNRPVLFTEYGYRSMDYTGKEPWESDHTIKSLNFEAQANATQALFEEFWDEEWFAGGFVWKWFHSHEKVGGEKDNQFTPQNKPAEIIIKSFYKSE from the coding sequence ATGCGTATATTAAAAGCTTTTCTTTTATTGATATTTCTTAATTCTTGCGCTGCACAACCAGCAAAAATTAACGGATTGAGTTTTGTAGCCGCTCGTGATGCTATCGATGAATCTCATACAAAACCAGTTGTTTCTGTAGGTGCTAATTATACGGCAATCATGCCGTTTGGTTTTATTAAAAACCTCGAACATCCTGATATTGTTCATAATACAGATCGTCAATGGTTTGGTGAAACTAGGGCAGGCGCCAAACAATATATCAATGAACTGCGTAAGAAAAACATCAAAATTATGATTAAGCCTCAAATATGGGTTTGGCGCGGCGAATTTACAGGGAACATCAAGATGTCTGATGAAGACAATTGGAAAGCCTTAGAAGCATCATATTCGAGTTTCATTTTAGAATATGCCGATTTAGCTCAAGAAACCAAATCTGAAATTTTGTGTATAGGTACCGAATTAGAGAATTTCGTAAAAGAGCGTCCAGAATACTGGAAAGGTCTTATCGAAAAAATTAGAACTATTTATAAAGGTCAATTAACCTATGCAGCCAATTGGGATGAATTTAAACGAACGCCTTTTTGGAGTGATTTAGATTATATAGGTGTAGATGCTTATTTTCCCGTAAGCAATAATCAAACACCTTCAGTGGAAGAATGTAAGGCTGGATGGCGAAAACATAAAGAAGTCATAAAGTCATTGTCTGTGAGCCATAACCGACCAGTATTATTCACTGAATATGGTTATCGCAGTATGGATTATACGGGCAAAGAACCATGGGAAAGTGATCATACAATTAAATCTTTAAATTTTGAAGCTCAAGCTAATGCTACCCAAGCTTTGTTTGAAGAATTCTGGGATGAAGAGTGGTTTGCTGGAGGTTTTGTTTGGAAATGGTTTCATTCACATGAGAAAGTTGGTGGAGAAAAAGACAATCAGTTTACACCACAAAATAAACCAGCTGAAATTATCATTAAATCTTTCTATAAATCGGAATAA
- a CDS encoding bifunctional GNAT family N-acetyltransferase/carbon-nitrogen hydrolase family protein → MEDHKIENIELKYLTVDDFEELKSATLESYGGGLNSYWKKHHIEDLTSMFPEGQVIIKIDGDIAGCALSLIVDYDTIDDEHTYEDIIGGESFKNHHPDGDVLYGIDVFIKPQYRGLRLGRRLYDYRKEVCENLNLKGIVFGGRMPNYHKHKQFTPKEYIEKVKRKEIHDPVLNFQISNDFHPVRVLKGYLEGDTDSNEYAVLMEWDNIYYTKKSRKASSVKTVVRLGLIQWQMRTYNSLDELMQQVEYFVDSVAAYRSDFALFPEFFNAPLMAKYNHMHEPDAIRELAKYTKIIVEKMQQLSISYNINIITGSMPELIDDKLFNVGYLCRRDGSSERYEKIHVTPDEAKVWGMQRGHKLKTFETDAGKIGILICYDSEFPELSRLLSDEGMDILFVPFLTDTQNGYSRVRLCAQARAIENECYVAIAGSVGNLPNVNNMDIQYAQSAVFTPCDFSFPSNGIKAEATTNTEMILVADVDLSLLRELHSFGAVKNLKDRRKDMYDVIRVEK, encoded by the coding sequence ATGGAAGATCATAAAATTGAAAATATAGAGTTAAAGTATTTAACGGTTGATGATTTTGAAGAATTAAAATCGGCAACTTTAGAGTCCTATGGAGGTGGGCTTAATTCCTATTGGAAAAAGCACCACATAGAAGATTTAACTTCTATGTTTCCTGAAGGGCAAGTAATCATAAAAATAGATGGTGATATAGCGGGATGTGCATTATCTCTCATCGTAGATTATGATACTATTGATGATGAACATACTTATGAGGATATTATTGGAGGGGAATCTTTTAAAAACCACCATCCTGATGGAGATGTGCTTTATGGAATTGATGTATTCATAAAACCGCAATACAGAGGCTTACGCTTAGGTAGACGACTATATGATTACCGAAAAGAAGTTTGTGAAAACCTAAACCTAAAAGGAATTGTATTTGGAGGAAGAATGCCAAATTATCATAAACACAAGCAGTTTACTCCTAAAGAATATATTGAAAAGGTGAAACGCAAGGAAATTCATGACCCCGTTTTAAATTTTCAAATTTCAAATGATTTTCATCCGGTTCGGGTTTTAAAAGGTTACTTAGAAGGCGATACTGATTCAAATGAATATGCAGTATTGATGGAATGGGATAATATCTATTATACTAAGAAAAGCCGCAAAGCGAGTAGTGTGAAAACAGTCGTTAGGCTAGGTCTAATACAATGGCAAATGCGTACATATAATAGTTTGGACGAATTGATGCAGCAGGTAGAGTATTTTGTAGATAGTGTAGCAGCTTATAGATCTGACTTTGCCTTATTTCCAGAGTTTTTTAATGCACCATTAATGGCGAAGTATAACCATATGCATGAACCAGATGCCATTAGAGAATTAGCAAAATATACCAAGATTATTGTTGAAAAAATGCAGCAATTATCAATTTCATATAACATCAATATTATTACTGGTAGTATGCCAGAGCTTATCGATGATAAATTATTTAATGTGGGGTATTTATGTCGCAGAGATGGGAGTTCAGAGCGTTACGAAAAAATACATGTAACACCAGATGAGGCTAAAGTATGGGGAATGCAGCGTGGACATAAATTGAAGACTTTTGAAACCGATGCTGGGAAAATTGGAATATTGATTTGTTATGATTCTGAGTTTCCAGAATTATCAAGATTGTTATCAGATGAAGGAATGGATATCTTATTTGTCCCCTTTTTAACCGACACCCAAAATGGATATTCAAGAGTGCGCTTGTGCGCGCAAGCACGAGCTATTGAAAATGAATGCTATGTTGCAATTGCAGGAAGTGTAGGTAATTTACCAAATGTAAACAATATGGATATCCAGTATGCTCAGTCTGCTGTATTTACGCCTTGTGATTTTTCATTTCCAAGTAATGGTATAAAAGCTGAGGCTACAACAAATACAGAAATGATTTTGGTTGCAGATGTTGATTTGAGTTTGTTAAGAGAATTACATTCTTTTGGTGCAGTTAAAAATTTAAAAGACAGAAGAAAAGATATGTATGACGTTATACGTGTAGAAAAATAA
- a CDS encoding metallophosphoesterase, producing MRTLAIGDIHGGLKGLSQLLECAKVTSKDTLVFVGDYVDGWSESAQVIQYLIELSKTNDCIFVKGNHDVWCEDWLRTGQGEPVWLAHGGKETVDSYKTFSEDEKKQHLYFFGDMQLYHIDNQNRLFIHAGFTSIHGVEREYDVRSFYFDRTLWEMALTMDRKIEKDSEIFPNRLKHYSEIYIGHTPTTNFYKDKPMNAMNVWNIDTGAAFAGKLSAIDIETKEIFQSDTLKDLYPDELGRNKA from the coding sequence ATGCGAACATTAGCTATCGGTGATATTCATGGCGGACTTAAAGGACTGAGCCAACTTTTAGAGTGCGCAAAGGTAACTTCAAAGGATACACTGGTATTTGTTGGTGACTATGTGGATGGTTGGAGTGAGTCTGCACAAGTGATTCAATATTTAATTGAGCTATCAAAAACCAATGACTGTATTTTTGTTAAAGGAAACCATGACGTTTGGTGTGAAGATTGGCTTCGTACGGGACAAGGGGAGCCTGTTTGGCTCGCACATGGAGGCAAAGAAACTGTTGATAGTTATAAGACGTTTTCCGAAGATGAGAAAAAGCAACATCTATACTTTTTTGGGGATATGCAGTTGTATCATATTGACAACCAAAATCGCTTGTTTATTCATGCAGGTTTTACCTCAATACATGGTGTAGAGCGTGAATATGACGTCAGAAGTTTTTATTTTGATCGTACACTTTGGGAAATGGCACTAACTATGGATCGCAAGATTGAAAAAGATTCTGAAATATTTCCAAACCGGTTAAAGCATTACTCTGAAATATATATTGGTCATACACCAACCACAAATTTTTATAAAGACAAACCCATGAATGCCATGAATGTTTGGAATATTGATACCGGAGCTGCATTTGCTGGTAAGCTTTCAGCTATTGATATTGAGACAAAAGAAATTTTCCAGAGTGACACTTTAAAAGATTTGTATCCCGATGAGCTCGGAAGAAATAAGGCTTAA
- a CDS encoding cellulose synthase family protein: MILETVIIVIYTIAILLIFMYALAQLNLLYNYLSSKKTDKTCETFDLSNPDEVPLVTIQLPVYNEMYVMERLLDNIALLDYPSDKLEIQVLDDSTDETIETTRRHIKALKSKGLDIKHITRTDRTGFKAGALKEGLKVAKGEFIAIFDADFLPKKNWLKSTIPYFKDEQIGVVQTRWGHINRNYSILTKIQAFALDAHFTLEQVGRNSKGHFINFNGTAGVWRKTCIIDAGNWEGDTLTEDLDLSYRAQLKKWKFKYLENVETPAELPVVISAARSQQFRWNKGGAENFRKMLWRVIKSKNISAKTKIHGLLHLLNSTMFLSIFIVAVLSIPMLYIKNEYAHLRFYFYFMSFFVMSTIIFFVCYWFMYKQIYGGGFKKFFGYIAMFFTFFSIAMGFSLHNSIAVIEGHIGKRSEFVRTPKFNISTIKDSWKGNKYLRKKLSLNVIVEGLLMLYFAFGLYSAFVVGDQGGDFGLFPFHLMLFLGFGYVFFKSISSKM; this comes from the coding sequence ATGATTCTTGAAACGGTTATAATTGTCATTTATACCATAGCTATCTTGCTTATTTTCATGTACGCATTAGCTCAGCTAAATCTGCTTTATAATTATCTGTCATCAAAAAAAACAGATAAAACTTGTGAGACTTTTGATTTGTCGAATCCTGACGAAGTTCCTTTGGTAACCATACAGCTGCCAGTTTATAACGAAATGTACGTTATGGAACGACTTCTTGACAATATCGCACTTCTCGATTATCCTTCAGATAAATTAGAAATTCAAGTCCTAGATGATTCTACAGATGAAACTATTGAAACCACTCGCAGGCATATTAAAGCATTAAAAAGTAAAGGCCTTGACATCAAACATATTACAAGAACGGATAGAACTGGCTTTAAAGCAGGAGCACTTAAAGAAGGACTAAAAGTTGCAAAAGGTGAATTCATTGCTATTTTTGATGCCGATTTTCTTCCGAAGAAAAACTGGTTAAAAAGCACCATTCCATATTTTAAAGATGAACAAATTGGTGTAGTTCAAACACGTTGGGGACACATCAACAGAAATTATTCGATACTTACTAAAATACAAGCTTTTGCATTAGATGCGCATTTTACATTAGAACAGGTTGGACGCAATAGCAAAGGCCACTTTATCAACTTTAACGGTACTGCTGGTGTTTGGCGTAAGACATGCATTATAGATGCAGGAAATTGGGAAGGCGACACCTTGACTGAGGATTTAGATTTAAGCTACAGAGCACAGCTTAAAAAGTGGAAATTCAAGTATTTAGAAAACGTAGAAACCCCTGCAGAATTACCTGTAGTAATAAGTGCTGCGCGTTCACAGCAATTCCGTTGGAATAAAGGTGGTGCAGAGAATTTCAGAAAAATGTTATGGCGCGTTATCAAATCAAAGAATATTTCAGCTAAAACTAAAATCCACGGTTTACTGCATTTGCTCAATAGTACGATGTTCTTAAGTATTTTTATAGTTGCGGTATTGAGCATTCCGATGTTATATATTAAAAACGAGTATGCACATTTACGATTTTACTTCTACTTTATGAGTTTCTTCGTAATGAGTACTATCATTTTCTTTGTTTGTTATTGGTTTATGTACAAACAGATCTATGGTGGTGGATTTAAAAAATTCTTTGGTTATATCGCCATGTTCTTCACCTTCTTTTCAATAGCTATGGGTTTTTCACTTCACAACTCTATCGCAGTTATTGAAGGTCATATTGGTAAGCGCAGTGAATTTGTAAGAACGCCAAAATTTAATATTAGTACCATAAAGGATTCTTGGAAAGGCAACAAATACTTACGAAAAAAACTATCGCTCAATGTGATTGTTGAAGGCCTATTAATGCTGTATTTTGCCTTTGGGTTATACAGTGCCTTTGTTGTTGGTGATCAAGGTGGTGATTTTGGATTGTTTCCTTTTCACTTGATGCTGTTTTTAGGCTTCGGCTATGTATTTTTCAAATCGATCTCATCTAAAATGTAA
- a CDS encoding glycosyltransferase family 2 protein: MTHIKVIIPAYNEADSIAHVIGDIPDIVNEIIVVSNNSTDDTEINAKNAGATVLKEANKGYGYACLKGMDYISKLKDLPDIVVFLDGDYSDYPEELVKIVAPIRDENLDFVIGSRVKRLREKGSMTLPQIFGNWLATSLMAILFKAKFSDLGPFRAIKYNKLLQLNMQDKTYGWTIEMQLKALRQKLSYTEVPVNYRNRIGVSKVSGTVKGAIFAGVKILGWIFKYSFKT; encoded by the coding sequence ATGACCCATATTAAAGTCATCATACCTGCTTATAACGAAGCAGATTCCATCGCACATGTTATTGGAGATATCCCTGATATTGTCAATGAAATCATTGTGGTTAGTAATAACTCGACTGATGATACTGAAATAAACGCAAAGAATGCAGGAGCCACTGTACTTAAAGAAGCTAACAAAGGTTATGGCTATGCGTGTTTAAAGGGCATGGATTATATTTCAAAACTCAAAGACCTGCCTGATATTGTTGTATTTCTAGATGGTGATTACAGTGACTATCCCGAAGAATTAGTTAAAATTGTTGCACCAATACGAGATGAAAATCTCGATTTTGTCATTGGGTCAAGAGTCAAACGATTAAGAGAAAAAGGATCGATGACCCTTCCTCAAATCTTCGGAAATTGGCTAGCAACCTCCCTCATGGCGATTTTGTTTAAAGCCAAATTTAGTGACTTGGGACCTTTTCGAGCGATAAAATACAATAAGTTACTACAGCTTAATATGCAAGACAAAACCTATGGTTGGACGATAGAAATGCAACTTAAAGCCTTGCGTCAAAAACTAAGCTATACCGAAGTTCCTGTAAATTACCGAAATAGAATAGGTGTCTCAAAAGTTTCAGGTACGGTAAAAGGTGCTATATTTGCAGGCGTAAAAATCCTAGGTTGGATATTTAAATATAGTTTTAAAACATGA
- a CDS encoding NAD(P)/FAD-dependent oxidoreductase, with protein MEHIVIIGNGISGVTLARHIRKLSDKKITIVSAETDYFFSRTALMYVYMGHMKFEHTQPYENWFWEKNRIELRKAYVEQIDTTNKVLNLKDGDNLNYDKLVIATGSKPNKFGWPGQDLDGVMGMYHKQDLENLEVHAPNNKICKRAVIVGGGLIGIELAEMLNSRNIPVAFLVRESSFWNGVLPEGESQMINRHIKNHHIDLRLSNNLKEIKSDANGKVKSVIIEETGEEIQCNLVGLTAGVSPNIDFLKSSAIETGRGIKVNRYLETNVPDVYAIGDCAEQHEAIGNRRPIEAVWYTGRMMGETLAQTICGNRIAYKPGHWFNSAKFLDIEYQTYGWVFAQPRENEAHFHWKHSDDTKCITIAYHTETSAFIGINTFGIRMRHETFDKWLTEKRDIDYVMNHLAEANFDPEFYKRFEKDILAAYTKQLQTVSS; from the coding sequence ATGGAACACATCGTCATTATTGGTAATGGAATTTCTGGTGTCACATTAGCAAGACATATTAGAAAACTTTCCGACAAAAAAATCACTATCGTATCGGCTGAAACGGACTACTTTTTTTCACGTACTGCACTTATGTATGTTTACATGGGGCACATGAAATTCGAGCACACTCAACCATACGAAAACTGGTTTTGGGAAAAGAATCGAATAGAACTTCGTAAAGCTTATGTGGAACAGATAGACACCACTAATAAAGTTTTAAATCTTAAGGACGGTGACAACCTTAACTATGACAAATTAGTAATTGCAACCGGGAGCAAACCCAATAAATTTGGTTGGCCTGGACAAGATTTGGACGGCGTAATGGGCATGTATCATAAACAGGATTTAGAGAATCTTGAAGTCCATGCACCAAACAACAAAATTTGTAAACGTGCTGTGATTGTAGGTGGCGGATTAATAGGTATCGAATTAGCCGAAATGTTAAATTCTAGAAATATACCCGTAGCCTTTTTAGTTAGAGAGTCTAGTTTTTGGAATGGTGTTTTGCCTGAAGGCGAAAGTCAAATGATAAATAGGCATATTAAAAATCATCACATTGATCTAAGGCTATCTAATAATCTTAAAGAAATTAAAAGCGATGCTAACGGAAAGGTTAAATCTGTAATCATTGAAGAAACGGGTGAAGAAATCCAATGTAACCTTGTTGGTCTCACTGCTGGAGTTTCTCCAAACATTGATTTTTTAAAATCTTCTGCAATTGAAACAGGTAGAGGTATTAAAGTTAATCGTTACCTAGAAACGAACGTACCAGATGTTTATGCCATTGGTGACTGTGCCGAGCAGCATGAGGCTATTGGAAATCGCCGACCAATTGAAGCTGTGTGGTATACTGGTCGAATGATGGGTGAAACTTTAGCACAAACGATCTGTGGAAATCGCATAGCATATAAACCAGGACATTGGTTTAATTCTGCTAAATTTCTAGATATTGAGTATCAAACCTATGGTTGGGTTTTTGCCCAACCAAGAGAAAATGAAGCACACTTTCATTGGAAACATAGCGACGACACAAAATGCATTACAATAGCTTATCATACAGAAACTAGTGCGTTTATAGGAATCAACACTTTTGGAATACGCATGCGCCATGAAACATTTGACAAATGGCTTACTGAAAAACGCGATATCGATTATGTCATGAATCATCTTGCAGAGGCAAATTTCGATCCGGAGTTTTACAAACGTTTTGAAAAAGACATATTAGCCGCATATACCAAACAACTTCAAACCGTGTCATCATGA
- a CDS encoding 4Fe-4S dicluster domain-containing protein, whose protein sequence is MSNKLNPSMSLAKPDAQDLSAKQKLAVGLGVIGLFILVLALFNIKLPNASIFLIISLALIAVGTVIFANDVYLTKLKGIKNDGVWFKSISSRGTLGWITGIVLTAFYIVLYFYEELLGTATDGAENTGLIALFDPLSQLLSGRPASQWFVYGALYTIAILAFGYKFILKYRHNRYEQIRTISVMFFQLAFAFLIPEFMYVMNSDLPYYDLKSVWPLNYYNFEQYRINSFINGGTIGMAMLIFGLLSVFVITPILTFKFGKRWYCSWVCGCGGLAETAGDSFRQLSDKSQSAWKIERWVIHSVLVFVVLMTTAVIYTYLGYDPNKYWLTRDAFLFSVAGFLTLVFALTMIFKSHELGKDAIYGAIGYFVIIMVLIGIHLFSSETKLFIFKAETLRVTYGFLIGAIFSGVIGTGFYPIFGNRVWCRFGCPMAAILGFQQRMFSRFRITTNGGQCISCGNCSTYCEMGIDVRAYAQKGENIVRSSCVGCGICSAVCPRGVLKLENDTMKGRINPNEVLLGNDVDLMKLVNEN, encoded by the coding sequence ATGAGTAATAAATTAAATCCTAGTATGTCTTTGGCCAAACCTGATGCACAAGACTTATCTGCAAAACAAAAACTAGCCGTCGGATTAGGTGTTATTGGACTATTTATTTTAGTACTCGCACTTTTCAATATTAAACTACCTAATGCTTCTATATTTCTTATCATTTCTCTTGCATTAATCGCGGTAGGAACAGTCATATTCGCTAATGATGTTTATCTGACCAAATTAAAAGGCATTAAAAATGATGGCGTATGGTTCAAATCGATTTCATCAAGAGGCACCTTAGGGTGGATTACCGGCATTGTACTTACAGCATTTTATATTGTATTATACTTTTATGAAGAATTGCTAGGAACTGCAACAGATGGTGCGGAAAACACAGGTTTAATAGCCCTTTTTGATCCGTTAAGTCAACTTTTAAGCGGTAGGCCTGCAAGCCAATGGTTTGTATACGGCGCCCTATATACTATCGCAATCTTGGCTTTTGGCTATAAGTTTATTTTGAAATATCGCCATAATCGCTATGAGCAAATCAGAACCATTTCAGTAATGTTCTTTCAATTGGCCTTTGCCTTTTTAATTCCAGAATTTATGTACGTCATGAATTCAGATTTACCTTATTATGATCTCAAAAGTGTATGGCCTCTCAACTACTATAACTTTGAGCAATATCGTATTAACTCATTTATCAATGGCGGCACTATTGGAATGGCCATGCTCATTTTTGGTCTCCTATCTGTTTTTGTGATTACACCAATTTTAACTTTCAAATTTGGCAAACGCTGGTACTGTTCTTGGGTTTGTGGCTGCGGTGGATTGGCTGAAACAGCAGGTGATTCTTTTAGACAGTTAAGTGACAAAAGCCAATCTGCATGGAAGATTGAGCGTTGGGTGATTCACAGTGTTCTAGTATTTGTTGTTTTGATGACCACAGCAGTGATCTATACCTATTTGGGTTATGATCCAAATAAATACTGGCTCACACGTGATGCGTTTTTGTTTTCAGTTGCTGGTTTTTTAACGCTTGTTTTTGCTCTTACCATGATCTTTAAAAGCCATGAATTAGGTAAAGACGCCATATATGGTGCTATTGGATACTTTGTAATCATCATGGTATTAATTGGAATTCATCTCTTCAGCTCAGAAACAAAACTCTTTATATTCAAGGCTGAAACTTTAAGAGTAACTTATGGCTTTCTTATAGGAGCTATTTTCTCTGGAGTTATTGGAACAGGCTTTTACCCAATCTTCGGAAATCGGGTATGGTGCAGATTTGGATGCCCTATGGCAGCGATCCTTGGGTTCCAACAACGGATGTTCTCACGTTTTAGAATTACGACCAATGGCGGACAATGTATATCATGCGGGAATTGTTCTACCTACTGTGAAATGGGAATTGATGTTCGAGCTTATGCTCAAAAAGGAGAAAATATCGTCCGTTCTAGTTGTGTAGGTTGTGGTATATGCTCAGCCGTTTGCCCGAGAGGTGTATTAAAATTAGAGAATGACACTATGAAAGGACGAATCAATCCAAATGAAGTGCTTCTAGGAAATGATGTTGATCTTATGAAATTAGTAAATGAGAACTAA